A portion of the Scleropages formosus chromosome 15, fSclFor1.1, whole genome shotgun sequence genome contains these proteins:
- the syf2 gene encoding pre-mRNA-splicing factor syf2: MAAGVELNVVAQLSGDETPASQKREERLRKFRELHFKRNEARKLNHQEVVEEDKRLKLPSNWEAKKARLEWELQVDEKRKECVAQGEDYDMVKLLEISAEDAERWERKKKKKNPDPGFSGYAEAQLRQYQRLTKQIQPDMENYERQREECGEDFHPTSNSLIHGTHIPSKESVDRMVEDVEKQIEKCSKYSRRRAYNDDADIDYINERNAKFNKKAERFYGKYTAEIKQNLERGTAV; encoded by the exons ATGGCGGCTGGCGTCGAG CTGAACGTTGTGGCCCAGCTGTCCGGCGACGAGACTCCGGCCTCCCAGAAGCGGGAGGAGCGACTGCGGAAGTTCCGCGAGCTGCACTTCAAACGG AACGAAGCCCGCAAACTGAACCAccaggaggtggtggaggaggacaaGCGGCTGAAGCTGCCATCCAACTGGGAGGCAAAGAAAGCACGTCTGGAGTGGGAGCTGCAGGTGGACGAGAagaggaag gagtGCGTGGCGCAGGGGGAGGACTATGACATGGTGAAGCTGCTGGAGATCAGTGCAGAGGATGCTGAGCGCTgggagaggaagaagaaaaagaagaaccCAGACCCTGGATTCTCCG gttacGCTGAGGCACAACTGAGACAGTACCAGCGACTCACGAAGCAGATCCAGCCTGACATGGAGAACTACGAGCGACAGCGCGAGGAGTG TGGTGAGGACTTCCACCCCACCTCCAACAGCTTGATTCACGGTACCCACATTCCCTCCAAAGAGAGTGTTGACCGCATGGTGGAGGACGTGGAGAAGCA GATCGAGAAGTGCTCCAAGTACAGTCGCCGCAGAGCATACAACGACGATGCCGACATCGATTACATCAACGAGAGAAACGCCAAGTTCAACAAGAAGGCCGAGCGCTTCTACGGCAAGTACACAGCTGAAATCAAGCAGAACCTGGAGAGGGGTACAGCTGTGTAG